The following proteins come from a genomic window of Pseudomonadota bacterium:
- a CDS encoding glycosyltransferase: protein MRPALLAMDVFVLTSKAVETFSNAALEAMAMARPVVLSDVGGAREMVSEGKNGYVYPKGDVERLAQILKLIHDRPHLRQALGDVGRVMVEERFSFSQMVDEYERLAFAK, encoded by the coding sequence GTGCGGCCGGCCTTGCTCGCGATGGACGTCTTCGTGCTGACATCGAAAGCGGTCGAGACGTTCTCCAACGCGGCGCTGGAGGCGATGGCCATGGCCCGCCCCGTGGTGCTGAGCGATGTGGGGGGCGCGCGGGAAATGGTTTCTGAAGGGAAGAACGGCTACGTCTATCCCAAGGGGGACGTGGAGCGACTCGCCCAGATCCTGAAGCTCATCCACGATCGTCCGCACCTGCGCCAGGCCTTGGGCGATGTCGGGCGCGTGATGGTCGAAGAGCGATTCTCGTTCTCGCAGATGGTCGATGAGTACGAACGCCTGGCCTTTGCGAAATGA